AATGATATCTCTGGTGAGCTTCCAACATGGTTATGGGATACAATATCTTTGAAAATACTGGATTTCTCCAAAAACAATTTCGAGGGTCCCATTACCATGCAATTATGCAAGTTGATCAATCTGGAGTTTCTAGATCTTTCTTCAAATCATTTGTCTGGTACTATTCCATCTTGCTCGAATCTACAAAGGATGAGGCATGTGCATTTGGCCAATAATAGACTTAGTGGAACACTGTCAAATGTCATTTTTAAAAGCTCTCCACTGGTTACGTTGGATTTAAGTGGAAACAGTTTAACCGGAAGAATTCCAAATTGGATTAGCACGCTACCGATTTTGAGCGTCcttcttctaaaagaaaatcaatttgaTGGTGAATTTCCTCTACAGTTATGCAAACTACAGTCATTAAGCATCTTGGACTTTTCACACAATAAACTTTCTGGTCATTTACCTTCctgtttgagtaatttaacTCTCAAGCCAAGTGAAAAGTCTTACGTTGATTCTGGTGGTTAtcagtttgatttttttgatgACGTAATGGTACATATGGGACTAACCATATACAATCTCACAGGCTTGGTGAGTGTATATAGAGGTTATCCTTTTACCTACCATGAAGAAGATGTACTATTCTCAACAAAGGGTGCAACCTACACTTACAAGGGAAATATTCTTGACCTGTTGTCGGCAATTGATCTCTCTTGCAACCAACTCACAGGGATAATCCTGCCTGGATTTGGGAATTTGAGTGAAATTAGAGGACTAAACTTGTCCCACAACAACTTAACTGGACCTATCCCCTCAACTTTTTCAGAACTCAAGCAGATTGAGAGTTTGGACCTTTCTTACAACAACTTAAGTGGTAGGATCCCCTCTGAACTAACTGAGATGACTTCTTTGGAGGTATTTTCCGTCGCACACAACAACTTGTCAGGGCCTCTCCCCGATAGGAAAAATCAATTTGGGACATTCGATGAGAGCAATTACGAGGGAAACCCTCTTCTTTGTGGACCTCCATTGAACAAGAGTTGTAATGGAGGTAATTCACCAACAGCTCCAAATGCTACATCTAGTGAAGAAGAACATGGTCATATAGACATGGTTGATTTTTATATAAGCTTCGCAACTTCCTATGCTATTATATTTTTGACAACTATTCTTGTACTCTACATAAACCCATACTGGAGACGAgcatgtttttatttcattgaagATCGTAGCATCGTTTGCTATTTCTTCATTGTGGACAGTCTTCGTCAGTTGCCTTGCTTCAGGAGAAACATCTAGCCCTATGCTTCTTCAATGGTTCTAGATTTCAAGCTCAAGGTCgcaaatatttgtatttgtttatgttGAGATGGTTTAGTTCAAACTTTTTGTAAGATGGAAGTATGTCATGTTTCCTAGGCTATTTCTATTTCTGAAACTTAATGCTTGGTTGACTTTAGACTGTATTACATCCAATTTCCATATCCATATACTATATTCTATTTATTGCACATATAttttgtaacaactcatttttcagtggtgtcgaaaatagtggtttcgggaccataaatccAACGAGTGAgtctataaattaatattattatttaatatttacgagtcaaatataaaattattttggaatttgatttaattgtttttctgaATTGAACGAATAATTAGGTTAAAGTGGTatgtccctaaagtcaagtgattttagaaaaagaggtctcgagacctcgtttctataaattgagcccataaatattaaatatttatggagtgtgttagggtcatattaaaatttggttaataaattttaatgtttaaatagttaattaagtaaaaggacaaAATCGTAAAgctgaaaaaattaatttttattagttaattgattaatttaagaaaGGTAAAAGGAATTTATGTTGCAAATATGCCATATTTATAAGGGAGGTACGGTGGATGTtgttttattacattaaaatatgtgttttattagttaattaaaaaaagttaagttaaattataataaaaacaaaaggaaaatatttttatttttatgttcttcttCCACATGCTGAAAGACACCATTGTTGAGCTAAGGAGGTTCGGCCAAACTTCTCCCTTTGCATGCTTGTGTTTTTTAGGtccgtttttttttttttgttatcatattagcttaatctagctagcctaggagTAAATTTGCAAAGctgttaaaagtttagggactggtcatgaatgttttaagtatgtttttGTTCTTAGTTGATGTATTCATGAAGGTGATGGTTTAACTTAAGccttttgttaaatgatttttagtaatttaaatgtTTAGGTATTAAATCGTCTAAATGACAAAACTTCATGAAGTTGTTGTAAAACCTGATAAATATGGGCTGCAGTAGGTCCCTAGAGTATTCGGGTAGCAtgagtaaggattaaatttagtGAAAGTACAAGTTTAgtatttaggggttaaattgcataaaaggtgaAATATcggggaaattttgtaaaatgatgatGGAAGGACTTAATTGTATTAAATAGATTATTTAAGTGCTAGAATTGTATTAactgaattaaatattattatttagataatgAAATACAACAATCGGATTTGAATCAAGGaaaaaaagtatcggattagtcaTCGGCTTTGTTTTTGCAATTATTTTAGTCAAGATAAgttcatatttcattttaaaatattccatttgaatttataagattaattgatatctttatattaatgtttatttatagaTGAGTAAGattgttttgattttagaaAAGGAAAGGATTGTGATTGAAATACATCATGctattatatttgaaaaggaaaagaccatggttgaaagacacCATTGCATTACATTTGGTATTTCCGAATCtatgaaaaggttgaaaaggaAGTTATCTGAAAAGGTTAAAAAGGACAATATCCGACAAAGATACCaaatgaaaaggttgaaaaggaCAATATCCGAAAAGGATATCAAATGAATAGGTTGAAAATGACGATatttgaagaaaatgtaaatgaaaaggttgaaaaggTTAGTAATGAAAAGATCGGTATTTCATTCTTCAACCACCCGCTATTCAGGTGACATTTTTCGATGTGAAATTTATTATAAGTTTGAATATGAGGCGAACGTTTTGATTAGTATGGTTTGATAATGAACATTAATGTGATGATATGtatcatatgtatataaatatgttttctaGTTATGGTTGTAGTGTGTTTAGAGAATTAAATGGTGAAATGAGTATTTTCTGATTAACcgatgttatttcatttggttcGATGGGTAATTAAGGTTGAAactgaaatatatattattagctATGCTATTAcagaaatgaaatatattaagATAAAGTGTGAAATGTAATATAAATGTAAGTGCATAGTATATGATGAATATGGTTGAGGAAGTTGAAACTTTGATACGTTTTATGCCATGTTTTAGTGAAGTTTATAACTGCTATGTTTCACCAACAACCTCTATGAGTTGTTGTGTATAAGAAAGGCATTTGGCTCACAATGAAATGAATCTATCTTTACTTATTTATtctaatgtatatggtaagtttaagttctattatacgagcttactaagcattagttgcttatgtagttgtttttctttgtttttgtagGTCATCGGAGAGTTTGATCGATTGGAATCACATCGGAGCATGATCACACTATCCAAACCTTGTTTTGGTAGATATTTGGTATTTAAGTTCAAGGTTATAGATGGCATGTATAGGGCTTGTTTATAAAGGGATTTTTTGATTATGTTACTTAGTCAACTTGGTATGTTTACGCCCTTTTGTGTATATGTGTTTGTTTGGACTCGTAATGTTTTGGTACGTTTGTGTCTTTTGGTCACTTTTAGTACTTTGTAAATATATGGCTTGAGACATGTTCGTATGTGGTAAAAATGGTTCTATGgtgtatgtgtatataaatatatttttttaggttataaggtatgtttgaatgaattggatacgttgtgattgaggtgccatAACaatggcacattggttagataTAGGATGAGCATgaaattggtatgtttttggaTGTGGATGtttgatatatgttttaaacATGTGAAAGATGGTTGAATTAGTGTATCTTGGTGTGCAAGGTTTGTgtttgaaatggcttgttttagaGGTAACACATActgcacacggcctgggacatggGTTGTCACACGGCTGTATGCCATACACTGTCAcctcacacggccatgtgtcttttaaattttaggtgcAAGTTTCACACGGCccgtgacacgaccgtgtgaccatATTTTGAATATACACACAGTCTGACACACGGTTTatgacacaaccgtgtgacacAAGTCACTGAGTTACACAGTTTAAAACATAGGCtaggacacaaccgtgtgtcccttagttcgaatgtccacacggcttgGGTTatgccacacagccgtgtgaccctaattttgtaaatttttaattctgcCATAAAGAttctattttgattcaaataagTCCCTGAttgttcccaaactatttttagggccacTTAAGCCTGATTTAAGGTTTGTAAAAGCATTTTTGCCATAATTAAATTGTGATAGTGAATGTTGATATGTGAATTGCATGTTGGTCTATTTCAATATTAAGAATTCTATATTATAcagtaatgctttgtaaccctaaacTAGCGATAgagacgagttaggggtgttatatgTTTCTAGTTTCTAAAACCATAATCTATTTGTTAATTACAGTAGATTGTTGAGAAGGTCATCACAACACTTTCTGAGAGATATGAGTGTAAAATTTCCTCCCTGGAAGACTCAAGAGACTTGTCTATAATTTCCTTGTTAGAGTTGATAAATGCTCTTTATGCTCAAGAGTAAAGAAGAGCAAGTAGACAAGAGGAGCATTCTGAATAAACATTTCAGGCCAGAAACAAGGAAGGCTTGAGTTCCTTAAGCTATAAGGGAAAGAAGAGCTGgagtaaaaagaaagaaaatccaaGAAGAGATAGTGGACAGAAGAAGTATCCACCATGCACTTACTATAAGAAGTCCACACAGCTAGAAAAGTATTGTTGGTTCAGGCCTAACATTTAGTGTAGAAGCTATAAATAGCTTGGTCACATAAAAAAGATGTAACACCCCGTTCAAGCAGGCACAAGCTTTAGCATAGTATTTTAGAAATATGTTTGGCAGAGTGGTATTCACCTAAGTACCCCTTCTGGCGTATTGAGTTGGTGGATACAGTTATGTGTTTAAGTTAGTAAGGGCTCCGTGCTAGATTTTCATGATTTGTTGGAAACGAGATGTAGTCAAGTAAATCTGTATTGAGGGTATGAGTCCACGTTAGAGGTATATTGCACCCTTTCTCTATTGTAGTATGAATATTAAGTTACAAGTAAAGATGGTTAGGATCTAACCGAACGTGAACCAAGATAGTTAAATGACAAAGGGACATACTCAATTAGGTTTATTGGAAGTTGTAGACTTTGATAAGACAATTCACTAGTGCTGTGACATTTGTCAAGTTTTAATAAAGACTTAGGTTATATTAATAGGGTTTCTAGTTTCAATAAATGGGAGTTCTCTTCTTCTATCTTAAAACATTGAAAAGTAAGGCTGAAGGGAACAAAAGTATTCCTTTAAGTTggatttaaaaccctaaattttatcAGAGGTTTCTCCATGTCTAGGCAGTGGTTGTTGCAATCCATGCTTAGATGATGGATCTGATGTTCAAGCTATTATTCGTGGTTGTTAGGTGAGTCCCTAAGCTGACTCTTGCATGcatgttattatttaagatatttctATAGAAAGTGGTCACACTATGAATTTGAAGTTAGGACAATATGATAGGATGGTGATATTGTGGTATGAATGTTAAACTAGTCTTGTTTGTATAGTTTATGTGGTATCTGACAAGTACTAAGTATGTGGTAAGAATCCTAGAGTTGATAATGTGACTCTATGAGCATGTTTGGAATGTGTAAGATGAGATAGGTGTTATGTCTGGTGATAACATATGAAAAGATGAGATAGGTGCTATGTCTATTCACCGTGCTGGAGTCGTCTAAAGGGGTCCATCGGGACTTTGAACATAATCTCTgaaaggaaaagtccatggccatgacaccatattgtgtaagaccatagttgggctatggcatcatatggaaagACCATATCGTGTACCTGGTGGTGGGCTATGGCTTCATATGGAAAAGACTAAAAGAAGATTGTTACCAAATGGGGTTCTCTGTGCGACCCAGAACAATGAGGGGCAAACCTCATGAAATGTGATTCTAGGCAAATCCCTATCATAGGAATTCCAGAAAAtagaagcctttgtggcaatctaagaaaaatggaagccTTTTTGACATACTTTAAATAATAGCCCTTGTGGCAACCTTCTGAAGGAAACGCCTTTGTGGTGAACcgtgaaagaaagaaatggtttTCATGATGTATTTTGAAGGGATGGAATCCTTGACAAATAAGGAAGGAAAAATATGAAAGGCAAATTCTAGATATAGAGCTTTCACGGTAAAGGATAAAGGATAAGCCTTAACTGCGAGTTATAAAGGAACATCCTTTATGGCGAACCCCATATAGACATTTTTTACGGTACATATAGAATGGGATGCTCTTGTGGCATGCTCAGGAAAGATTCTCAAGACTAAACCA
This genomic window from Gossypium raimondii isolate GPD5lz chromosome 10, ASM2569854v1, whole genome shotgun sequence contains:
- the LOC128031961 gene encoding receptor-like protein 15, coding for MVTQELHVLSNVENLILDYTPLDINFLQSISILTSLKTLSLFDCALVGILPTHQGLCYLNNLEELSLNGNALGGAVAPCLGNLTSLRYLDISNNHFTGNIASTPLANLTTLQFLSLSNNQLQVPMSFRSFANHSNLKVLLADQNNMVADEPTAFQTWWPKFQLEVFSMSNCMIEEHGNLQLPNFLYFQHDLRDVDLSYCDFGGIRFPHWLLENNTRLEQLYMIDTSIVGPLFLPSHPSFNLKVFDISNNKIHHDIPRNFCSLFPHLEGLFMSKNDFKTDIPPCLGGLRRLQMLDLSHNDLFGEIPEELRMSSSLANLILSNNSLSGKIIPTVYHLIILLEELRLDGDKFEGEISYFSPISIKNLQVLDVSDNDISGELPTWLWDTISLKILDFSKNNFEGPITMQLCKLINLEFLDLSSNHLSGTIPSCSNLQRMRHVHLANNRLSGTLSNVIFKSSPLVTLDLSGNSLTGRIPNWISTLPILSVLLLKENQFDGEFPLQLCKLQSLSILDFSHNKLSGHLPSCLSNLTLKPSEKSYVDSGGYQFDFFDDVMVHMGLTIYNLTGLVSVYRGYPFTYHEEDVLFSTKGATYTYKGNILDLLSAIDLSCNQLTGIILPGFGNLSEIRGLNLSHNNLTGPIPSTFSELKQIESLDLSYNNLSGRIPSELTEMTSLEVFSVAHNNLSGPLPDRKNQFGTFDESNYEGNPLLCGPPLNKSCNGGNSPTAPNATSSEEEHGHIDMVDFYISFATSYAIIFLTTILVLYINPYWRRACFYFIEDRSIVCYFFIVDSLRQLPCFRRNI